One part of the Gloeocapsa sp. PCC 73106 genome encodes these proteins:
- a CDS encoding IMS domain-containing protein: MVNILSAQQSAQEQEQISIPVDYYRILGVPIQATPEQIEQAHRDRSLQMPRAEYSQEATEGRQQLVTKVYQLLSNPQERQNYDAQFQQFPPSATGVNSKARIPELRISVTELVGALVILQELGEYELVLKLGQSYQELGLGPVARQDLLLSQALANLGLGREQWHQGKYEKAAFFLLQGEQLLSLENIAVNIQDEIRLDLAKLRPYRILELLSLNLSQVKLRQQGLDLLQTMLEQRQGIEGKGDDRSGLNIDDFLRFIQQIQTYMTVAEQQELFEKEARRPSSVGTYLAFYALLARGFAEKKPELIFHSKTFLKRLLKHQDIYLEQAVCNLLLGQTDVALQALERSQETQTLDFIKEQSENAPDLLPGLCLYSERWLQLEVFPHFRDLLKCSASLKAYFDNQDVQNYLDNLPTEKELTSSDTVDKSVIIQATDVLSAREQLFNASSLHNLNPQIIEPKTSANLSMSEATRAPEANREFLLSKLVLNMSKANAYWWKVILAIAIALGFLTIISTLGKRQLNPKSELLLTLDQPLVTIPSLVVESTPPSTTPSLLNSKRAREVIEKWLEAKSRAYGTDHEIEVLSEILTGSLLQEKQKVAETVKNEGSYREYDHNLELKSIALNRNDPQRASIVAQVQETANYYQNGRLLSEQSYSSNLRINYGLKLVEGEWLIDSIKVIE, from the coding sequence GTGGTCAATATACTGTCAGCCCAACAATCAGCTCAAGAGCAAGAGCAAATTAGTATTCCGGTGGATTACTACCGCATTTTAGGAGTACCAATTCAAGCAACACCTGAACAAATCGAGCAAGCTCACCGCGATCGCTCTTTACAAATGCCTCGCGCTGAGTACAGTCAAGAGGCAACGGAAGGGCGTCAACAATTAGTTACCAAAGTTTATCAACTTCTGTCGAACCCGCAAGAACGGCAAAATTACGACGCTCAGTTTCAGCAATTTCCTCCTTCTGCTACTGGAGTCAATTCAAAAGCGCGCATCCCAGAGCTGAGAATCTCTGTAACAGAATTAGTGGGAGCCTTAGTCATTCTACAAGAACTTGGCGAATATGAACTAGTTTTAAAACTGGGACAATCTTACCAAGAGTTGGGGTTAGGGCCTGTAGCTCGTCAAGATCTACTGTTAAGTCAAGCTTTAGCTAATCTAGGACTAGGTAGAGAACAATGGCATCAGGGTAAATACGAGAAGGCTGCGTTTTTTTTACTCCAAGGTGAACAACTTCTCTCACTAGAAAATATTGCAGTCAATATTCAAGATGAAATTAGGTTAGATCTAGCTAAATTGCGTCCCTATCGTATCTTAGAGTTACTGTCTTTGAATCTAAGTCAAGTTAAACTACGTCAACAAGGCTTAGACTTGCTACAAACTATGCTAGAGCAACGCCAAGGTATAGAGGGTAAAGGAGATGATCGTTCTGGTTTAAACATTGATGATTTTCTACGCTTTATCCAACAGATACAAACCTATATGACTGTAGCGGAGCAACAAGAGCTTTTTGAAAAAGAAGCAAGACGTCCTTCCTCTGTGGGTACTTATTTAGCTTTTTATGCTCTTTTAGCTAGAGGTTTTGCTGAAAAGAAACCTGAGTTGATTTTCCACAGTAAAACATTTCTTAAACGTTTATTAAAACACCAAGATATATATTTAGAACAAGCTGTATGTAATCTGCTTTTAGGGCAAACAGATGTAGCCCTTCAAGCTTTAGAAAGAAGTCAGGAAACTCAAACTCTCGATTTTATTAAAGAGCAGTCCGAAAATGCTCCAGATTTATTGCCCGGTTTATGTCTCTACAGTGAAAGATGGTTGCAACTCGAAGTTTTTCCTCATTTTCGCGATTTACTCAAGTGTAGTGCTTCTTTAAAAGCATATTTTGATAATCAAGATGTACAAAATTATTTAGATAATTTGCCCACTGAAAAGGAATTAACTAGTAGCGATACTGTGGATAAATCAGTTATTATACAAGCTACAGATGTACTGTCAGCTAGAGAACAACTCTTTAACGCCAGTTCATTACATAATCTTAACCCTCAAATAATTGAGCCTAAAACTTCGGCTAATTTGTCGATGAGCGAAGCCACTAGAGCTCCAGAAGCAAATCGGGAATTTTTACTATCTAAGTTAGTTTTAAATATGTCTAAAGCCAATGCTTACTGGTGGAAAGTTATCCTTGCTATTGCCATTGCCCTAGGATTTTTAACGATAATCTCCACTCTTGGAAAAAGACAATTAAATCCTAAATCGGAGTTGTTACTGACATTGGATCAGCCTTTAGTAACAATCCCCTCCCTAGTCGTTGAGAGCACTCCTCCATCAACTACACCGAGTTTACTCAACTCTAAAAGAGCTAGAGAGGTGATTGAAAAATGGCTCGAAGCTAAATCAAGAGCTTATGGAACTGACCATGAAATTGAGGTTCTTTCAGAAATTTTAACGGGCTCATTACTTCAGGAAAAACAAAAAGTAGCCGAAACCGTCAAAAACGAAGGTAGCTACCGCGAGTATGATCATAATTTGGAGCTAAAATCCATCGCTTTGAATCGGAATGATCCTCAACGAGCTTCTATAGTGGCGCAGGTGCAAGAAACAGCCAATTACTATCAAAATGGTCGACTTCTGTCTGAGCAATCCTATAGTTCCAATTTGAGGATTAACTATGGTTTAAAGCTGGTTGAGGGAGAATGGCTCATTGACAGCATTAAAGTAATTGAGTAG
- the serS gene encoding serine--tRNA ligase: MLDLRQIRNNPEQVQTLLNLRTANTSVFDLAEILKLDQAQLELETTRTQLQSRSNDIGKLIGQKMQQGVESSEIDALKVEGNQLKAHLSELEPQAKELKAKIEEILLQLPNLPSESTPIGKTEADNVEVRSWGDEYKPTDQEILPHWQIGEKLGILEFEKAVKVAQSRFVNLIGTGAALERALINFMLDQQIAAGYTEVMPPVLVNSKSLMGTGQLPKFAEESFKCADDDLWLTPTAEVPLTNLYRDEILAESQLPIHHCAYTPCFRREAGSYGKDTRGLIRLHQFNKVELVKIVHPDTSESEHQKMVKDASAILEALKLPYRVIELCTGDLGFSAAKCYDLEVWLASAGKYREISSCSNCGDFQARRANIRFKEGGKKGTQFVHTLNGSGLAVGRTMSAILENYQQADGTVKVPEVLQPYLKKDVLS, from the coding sequence GTGTTAGATCTTAGACAAATCAGAAATAATCCAGAACAAGTACAAACCCTTTTAAACCTGCGCACGGCTAACACTTCAGTCTTTGATTTAGCAGAAATCTTGAAACTAGATCAAGCACAACTCGAATTAGAAACAACGCGCACCCAATTACAATCTCGCAGCAATGACATTGGTAAACTGATCGGTCAAAAAATGCAACAGGGTGTAGAAAGCTCAGAAATCGACGCGCTGAAAGTGGAAGGAAATCAACTAAAAGCACATCTAAGTGAATTGGAACCCCAAGCCAAAGAACTCAAAGCTAAAATAGAGGAGATATTATTACAACTCCCCAATCTTCCCAGTGAGTCAACCCCCATCGGCAAAACCGAAGCAGATAATGTAGAAGTGAGATCCTGGGGAGATGAGTACAAACCCACAGACCAAGAAATACTCCCCCATTGGCAAATAGGCGAAAAACTGGGTATCTTGGAATTCGAGAAAGCGGTAAAAGTAGCTCAAAGTCGCTTTGTCAATCTGATCGGCACCGGTGCTGCTTTAGAGCGGGCTTTGATTAATTTTATGCTAGATCAACAGATCGCTGCGGGTTATACTGAAGTAATGCCTCCGGTGTTAGTGAACAGCAAAAGTTTAATGGGGACAGGACAACTACCTAAATTTGCTGAAGAGAGTTTTAAATGCGCTGATGATGATCTATGGTTAACCCCCACTGCGGAAGTTCCCCTGACTAATCTCTATCGAGATGAAATTTTAGCAGAGAGTCAATTACCAATTCATCACTGTGCTTATACTCCCTGTTTTCGCAGAGAAGCAGGAAGTTATGGTAAAGATACCCGAGGTTTAATTAGACTGCATCAGTTTAACAAGGTGGAATTGGTGAAGATTGTTCATCCCGATACCTCTGAAAGCGAGCATCAAAAGATGGTCAAAGACGCTAGTGCTATTTTAGAGGCTCTGAAATTACCCTATCGAGTGATTGAACTTTGTACGGGAGATTTAGGGTTTAGCGCGGCTAAATGTTACGATTTAGAAGTTTGGCTAGCATCTGCCGGCAAATACCGAGAAATCTCTAGCTGCTCTAATTGCGGGGATTTTCAAGCTAGACGGGCTAATATTCGTTTCAAAGAAGGAGGTAAAAAGGGTACTCAATTTGTGCATACTCTTAATGGCTCCGGGTTGGCAGTGGGTAGAACCATGTCCGCTATCTTAGAAAATTATCAACAAGCCGATGGTACCGTCAAAGTTCCCGAGGTTTTACAACCCTATCTCAAAAAAGACGTATTATCATGA
- the lpxD gene encoding UDP-3-O-(3-hydroxymyristoyl)glucosamine N-acyltransferase: MNFSQIILNLASTEQAHSLTSNPECDPEITEIGAVDQASPGMISYIEGKKYAGWVAKTEASALILPPDPSLEAIASHRGIAWLSSREPRLSFARVIDLFYQPFRPESEIHPTAVIAPEAQIGKNVYIGPHVVIYPDVIIGDDACIYANVVIYPQVEIGQGTILHANCTIHERSKIGINCVIHSGAVIGAEGFGFVPIPQGWYKMQQSGITVLEDGVEIGCNTTIDRPAVGETRVGKNTKIDNLVHIGHGCTIGSNCALAGQVGLAGGVVVGNGVILAGQVGIVNQAKIGDGAIASARAGIHNNVKPREIVSGTPAMSHQQFLKIAAIIPRLPEIYQFFKENKLK, from the coding sequence ATGAATTTTAGCCAAATTATTCTTAACCTGGCAAGTACCGAGCAAGCACATAGTTTAACCAGTAATCCCGAGTGTGATCCAGAGATTACAGAAATTGGAGCTGTAGATCAAGCCTCACCAGGGATGATCAGTTATATAGAGGGGAAAAAATACGCGGGTTGGGTGGCTAAAACCGAAGCTAGCGCTCTGATTCTACCACCGGATCCGTCTTTAGAAGCGATCGCCTCCCATCGTGGTATCGCTTGGTTAAGTAGCAGGGAACCTCGTTTGAGTTTTGCTCGAGTGATCGATTTATTTTATCAACCCTTTCGCCCTGAGTCGGAAATTCATCCTACAGCTGTGATCGCGCCAGAAGCTCAAATCGGTAAAAATGTCTACATTGGTCCCCACGTCGTTATTTACCCCGATGTCATCATTGGTGACGATGCTTGTATTTACGCCAACGTGGTTATTTATCCTCAAGTAGAAATTGGTCAGGGCACGATTTTGCACGCTAACTGTACCATCCACGAACGGAGTAAAATCGGCATCAACTGCGTTATCCATAGCGGTGCGGTGATTGGTGCTGAGGGTTTTGGGTTTGTCCCTATTCCTCAAGGATGGTATAAAATGCAACAATCGGGTATCACCGTTTTAGAAGATGGTGTAGAAATCGGCTGCAATACCACCATCGATCGCCCAGCGGTGGGTGAAACTCGCGTCGGCAAAAATACCAAGATAGACAACTTGGTTCATATTGGACACGGCTGTACTATCGGCTCTAATTGCGCTCTAGCTGGACAAGTAGGGTTAGCAGGGGGTGTTGTCGTCGGCAATGGAGTCATTCTCGCCGGACAAGTGGGTATCGTCAATCAAGCTAAAATCGGCGATGGGGCGATCGCTTCGGCTAGAGCCGGAATTCACAATAACGTCAAACCCAGAGAAATAGTCTCAGGTACTCCAGCAATGAGCCACCAACAATTTTTGAAAATAGCAGCTATTATACCGCGTTTACCAGAAATTTACCAATTTTTCAAAGAAAATAAACTTAAGTAA
- the pdhA gene encoding pyruvate dehydrogenase (acetyl-transferring) E1 component subunit alpha codes for MIAERTLPKFDLSLARITPEKGLILYRDMILGRFFEDKCAEMYYRGKMFGFVHLYNGQEAVSSGIIKALRPGEDYVSSTYRDHVHALSAGVPPSEVMAELFGKETGCSKGRGGSMHMFSSKHHFLGGYAFVAEGIPVATGAAFQSKYRKEALGQADADQVAVCFFGDGASNNGQFFECLNMASLWKLPIIYVVENNKWAIGMAHERATSQPEIYKKASVFGMHGVEVDGMDIVAVHTIAEEAVARARAGEGPTLIEALTYRFRGHSLADPDELRSPAEKEFWGERDPIKKFSAYLLEQNLATSEELKQIDNEIKVLIEEAVKFAEQSPEPDPRDLHRYIFAD; via the coding sequence ATGATAGCAGAACGCACCTTACCCAAATTCGATCTGAGCTTAGCACGAATTACTCCAGAAAAGGGGTTAATTTTGTACAGAGATATGATTCTTGGTCGCTTCTTTGAAGATAAGTGCGCCGAAATGTATTACAGGGGTAAGATGTTTGGCTTCGTCCACCTCTACAATGGGCAAGAAGCCGTATCTTCTGGCATAATCAAAGCTTTACGTCCCGGGGAAGATTACGTTTCCAGTACGTATCGGGATCACGTTCACGCCCTTAGTGCGGGTGTTCCTCCCTCAGAAGTGATGGCAGAGTTATTCGGGAAGGAAACCGGCTGCAGTAAAGGCCGTGGCGGCTCGATGCATATGTTTTCATCTAAACACCACTTCTTGGGGGGTTATGCTTTCGTCGCCGAAGGTATACCCGTGGCCACAGGTGCCGCTTTTCAAAGCAAATACCGCAAGGAAGCTTTAGGTCAAGCCGATGCTGATCAAGTAGCAGTCTGTTTCTTTGGCGATGGAGCGAGTAATAATGGTCAGTTCTTCGAATGTTTGAACATGGCTTCTCTGTGGAAGTTACCAATTATCTACGTCGTGGAAAATAATAAATGGGCGATCGGCATGGCTCACGAACGGGCAACTTCTCAACCGGAAATTTATAAAAAAGCCAGTGTATTTGGTATGCACGGGGTAGAAGTCGACGGGATGGATATAGTCGCAGTGCATACAATAGCCGAGGAAGCTGTAGCTCGTGCACGCGCAGGAGAGGGTCCCACTCTGATAGAAGCCTTAACCTACCGTTTTCGGGGTCATTCTCTTGCTGATCCCGACGAGTTGCGCTCTCCAGCTGAGAAAGAATTTTGGGGGGAAAGAGATCCCATTAAAAAATTTAGCGCCTATCTACTCGAGCAAAACTTGGCTACCTCTGAAGAGTTGAAACAGATAGACAATGAAATTAAAGTTCTGATAGAAGAAGCTGTCAAATTCGCCGAACAAAGTCCCGAACCCGACCCCAGAGATTTACATCGCTATATTTTTGCAGACTAG